The window TACACTGACGACGACCCGAACAGTCTCTGGGTCGTACAGCACCAGTATATCGGCGAAGTCACGGATGACGACGTAAGCTTCGGTGGGACGACCAACAAGTCCTACCGGTTCGCACAGACGTACAACGTCGACCCGGCCGCTGAGGAGGTCGAAGCCTCCGAGTCTGAGCAGATCGAAGCGGAAAAACAGCGAGGTGAGATATAATGGCAACAACGGAATCCGACCTCGGCGGTCCAGCTGACCTCTCCGAGGAAGAACAGCGCGCAGTCGAGGCACAACTGCTTCGACTCGCCGATGACGAGTTGATTCAGGCCGAACGCTACACGTTCTGGCAGGTGCGTGCGCCGACGCTGGAATCGGACCTCTCGATTTCGAACAACGCACAGGATGAACTGGGCCACGCACGACTGTGGTACGACGCGGTGCAGCAACTCGGCTATTCCGAGGAATCGCTCATCTACGAGAGCGACCCCAGCGACTTCCAGCACAGCACGCTCGTCGAGCTACCGTTTGCGGAAGGTGACTGGGCCGATGCCATCGTCAGAGCGTACTTCTACGACGTTGCCGAAGACATCCGCCTCTCCGCGCTTGAGAACTCATCGTATGAGATTATCCGAAACAGAACAAGTCGCATTCAGGGCGAGGAAGGCTATCACCTCGAACACGCCGAAAGCTGGCTGGACCGGATGGCACT is drawn from Haloarcula sp. CBA1129 and contains these coding sequences:
- the paaC gene encoding 1,2-phenylacetyl-CoA epoxidase subunit PaaC; amino-acid sequence: MATTESDLGGPADLSEEEQRAVEAQLLRLADDELIQAERYTFWQVRAPTLESDLSISNNAQDELGHARLWYDAVQQLGYSEESLIYESDPSDFQHSTLVELPFAEGDWADAIVRAYFYDVAEDIRLSALENSSYEIIRNRTSRIQGEEGYHLEHAESWLDRMALDEEAGERVQAAIDELYSYALTLFEPVGDVEDDIERLGIRTMTLDEMCTEWETRVDSFLTGLGFDVPTGATPATPAGRDNEHTDHWHDLHEQMTSSYRNLGRDKATLIMARDDE